The following are encoded in a window of Colletotrichum lupini chromosome 3, complete sequence genomic DNA:
- a CDS encoding cytochrome P450 translates to MIRLCGHVTFRFVPGNIHGDAVKLANQPFHPDSDWITSLRRISSRNNEKDFGEKLVVVLSTNILHAYFEYFRDKLTFNGSEPAKRKSDLCHFKNVTPGYCRIKDGNGREIGSPILIMASLGKHLKLPDQASKTRVRFPIHAKMVYFIACLLLVTAYVVSIVIYRLFFSPLARFPGPKLAALTFGYEFYYDFFKDGGGRYWAEINRMHDVSGPTVRINPWEVHIRDPEFAEAFKISRKTSRPWWYYRSNGPPNSVLQAGPHELHRMRREAILPVFATPLVMSREHLYEALVQRLLARFRAAKGTGAVLTCESIPFPPNFPIPLLPHLGHAFRCLAIDLTCTTNLGYDFGFVDVEDFENDMFKIARTLGRMNMISRHIGHWFFAVMRAPARWAKRAEPVSPGMIRVLRFRNMIDQAVTDQYRAATTNTTNVREKTVSSAGSGNDSFKSTVQHILASNLPAHEKELTRVVNEVWLCINAGIDTEGQAIAFATFMLLSHPNELARLRKELAGCEKRLGRLPTYQELKELNYLHAVVQESFRLNHPIAGRLPRTDPDNEIQYGDVVIPRGVTVSVSTYDIYLDANIFPDPHRFEPGRWLDPSERKRLRKYVNNYGRGTRSCVGMDVANMGIYLTLGRIFAPSAGFELALHDTLYERDVAFDADFFGAFPKSGSNHIKAIVV, encoded by the exons ATGATCCGCTTGTGTGGCCATGTTACATTCCGGTTCGTCCCCGGCAACATTCATGGCGATGCTGTCAAACTCGCCAACCAACCATTTCACCCT GATTCAGATTGGATCACTTCTCTTCGTCGGATCTCGAGTAGAAATAACGAGAAAGACTTCGGCGAG AAACTGGTAGTTGTACTTTCCACAAACATCTTACATGCATACTTCGAATACTTCAGAGATAAG CTCACGTTCAACGGGTCTGAACCGGCCAAGAGAAAGTCTGACCTCTGTCATTTCAAA AATGTTACGCCGGGCTATTGTCGCATCAAAGATGGCAACGGACGGGAAATTGGAAGCCCGATTCTCATTATGGCTTCCTTGGGAAAGCACCTCAAGCTGCCAGACCAAGCCTCAAAAACGAGGGTGCGATTCCCAATA CATGCAAAGATGGTATACTTCATAGCTTGTCTACTGTTGGTCACGGCATACGTTGTGTCTATTGTTATCTACAGGTTATTCTTCAGCCCTCTGGCTCGTTTTCCTGGGCCGAAATTGGCCGCTCTCACATTCGGCTACGAGTTCTATTACGACTTTTTCAAAGATGGGGGTGGTCGATACTGGGCTGAGATCAACCGCATGCATGATGTATCAG GCCCCACAGTGCGTATAAACCCATGGGAAGTGCACATTCGGGATCCAGAGTTCGCCGAAGCCTTCAAAATCTCGAGAAAGACGTCCCGGCCGTGGTGGTATTACCGGTCCAATGGTCCGCCGAACAGTGTCCTACAAGCCGG CCCTCATGAGCTACATCGGATGCGCCGCGAGGCTATCCTGCCCGTGTTCGCCACCCCTCTGGTCATGTCTCGCGAACACTTATACGAGGCGCTGGTCCAAAGATTACTCGCGAGATTCCGCGCTGCCAAGGGCACCGGCGCCGTATTGACCTGTGAATCAATCCCCTTCCCTCCCAATTtccctatacctctacttcCCCATC TGGGTCATGCTTTTCGATGCCTCGCCATCGATCTGACGTGCACCACGAACCTCGGCTACGACTTTGGGTTCGTCGACGTCGAGGACTTTGAAAATGACATGTTCAAGATTGCGAGGACTTTGGGTCGCATGAACATGATCAGCCGTCACATCGGACACTGGTTCTTTGCCGTAATGCGAGCACCTGCGCGCTGGGCCAAGCGCGCAGAGCCTGTCAGTCCTGGAATGATTCGTGTTCTACGATTCCGGAAC ATGATCGATCAGGCCGTCACAGATCAGTATCGCGCTGCAACGACCAATACAACAAATGTACGCGAAAAGACTGTTAGTAGCGCCGGCAGCGGTAATGATAGCTTCAAATCCACCGTCCAGCACATTCTCGCCTCAAATCTCCCAGCCCACGAAAAAGAGTTGACGCGCGTGGTAAACGAGGTCTGGCTCTGCATCAACGCGGGCATCGACACAGAAGGCCAAGCCATCGCCTTTGCGACCTTTATGCTCCTAAGCCACCCCAACGAGCTCGCACGGCTCCGCAAAGAGCTAGCAGGATGCGAAAAGAGACTCGGCAGACTCCCCACGTACCAAGAGCTCAAGGAGCTAAACTACCTACACGCAGTCGTCCAGGAGTCGTTCCGTCTAAACCACCCCATCGCTGGCCGCTTGCCCAGAACTGACCCGGACAATGAGATTCAGTACGGGGACGTGGTGATACCCCGGGGCGTCACCGTTTCCGTTTCCACGTACGATATCTACCTTGACGCCAACATCTTTCCGGATCCGCACAGATTCGAGCCCGGACGTTGGCTTGACCCGAGTGAGAGGAAGCGCCTTCGGAAGTACGTCAACAACTACGGCCGCGGGACCCGCAGCTGCGTGGGGATGGACGTGGCCAATATGGGCATCTATCTGACTCTGGGACGTATCTTCGCTCCGTCAGCTGGCTTCGAGCTAGCGTTGCATGATACGCTGTATGAGCGCGATGTCGCCTTTGATGCCGACTTTTTCGGGGCGTTTCCCAAGAGTGGTTCGAACCACATCAAGGCAATTGTAGTCTAG
- a CDS encoding sphingolipid long chain base-responsive protein LSP1, which yields MTSLARPLQPPFVILRIIITTPPKAERELVLLYETVVNRYLSYHEGPCPEWWEAVVACLALPGPKKTRASSYESYPGSSPNYDMSVSLGPFLHPDFNAGPLSHRIAAVASYTATFLLTNTLFLRRAPTLIPLSFAISSEGTAWVTEVLCSEIQTTPSSSKMRRWFSPQNSDECHGIAISTKPLSISASVVPITPPSTNRSLSIRSNHRRNGSQNNGASKRAGFSFNSLRGNVQPELSRKLYKIIKSENNLINAHETAGRERTSIATQLSEWGEQTNDAAVSDVSDKVGVILSELGEQEEQYAHSLDDARGVLKHIRNTEKSVQPSRDGKDKIADEIAKLKMKEPQSARLVVLEQELVRAEAENLVAEAQLTNITRQKLKEAYEAEFAATIERAEKQIILAKHGRRLLHLLDDTPVVPGDERPTYHHAQQARQILNDAEDDLRDWRPEQDDFNAAPSESVSNTRGTQDAVHDEDAKIVAGSVPGHQAVSEKDTDSIGFVVRCFPVCMKDIRTDRLELEIVEETTEKRIILGLAGQIHECRSRQPTPLCATPNTWSFLATITSNYHLFHKKSFLSFLRGIAKEEEEEEEEEEEEIMDSTTTIDVSTYDNQLQCPLFGTLPGEIRNEIFALALVQVSEEEGDTAYPKDSYWYRPGFTGPRKSSSSLLRACKLAYVEGQKVFLRELEWAFWFDRGPEGRTRNHACENFFSALTEQHARDLTKVRFFTQMYWLEDGRNLATLFAQPKFRPEVLTITVRYSDWWHWESDEPLRMKEDWLRGFRGPKGLRELRVEYETLVGKREEMMGIVGRNKGWKLVVGGGGAGRDDGRGGGEGEREDGEEEEEGYLSAEGTELVEWTWTGASKLGGQTWAHHGEGDTVEYVVVMDTWRFVEGRMSEEDRARRMESRPLYSGYAHPHYFGWSEDEDEEDDDEDEDEDEQDDDGDEEEGEDDE from the exons ATGACATCATTGGCGCGACCCCTCCAACCCCCCTTCGTCATCCTTCgcatcatcatcaccacACCTCCAAAAGCTGAGAGAGAGCTTGTTCTATTGTACGAGACTGTAGTAAACAG ATACTTGAGCTACCATGAAGGCCCATGCCCAGAGTGGTGGGAAGCTGTCGTGGCCTGCCTCGCTCTCCCCGGCCCGAAGAAGACTAGAGCTTCGAGCTACGAGAGCTACCCGGGTT CAAGCCCAAACTATGACATGAGTGTCTCACTCGGCCCTTTCCTTCATCCCGACT TCAACGCAGGACCCTTGTCGCATCGCATCGCGGCTGTCGCATCTTACACTGCAACTTTCCTCTTGACGAACACCCTTTTCCTGCGCCGTGCCCCAACT CTCATTCCTCTGAGCTTCGCGATATCATCAGAAGGTACAGCTTGGGTAACAGAGGTACTTTGCTCTGAAATCCAGACAACCCCGTCATCAT CCAAAATGCGACGCTGGTTCTCCCCCCAAAATAGCGACGAGTGCCATGGCATCGCCATCAGCACGAAGCCTTTGAGCATTTCCGCTTCAGTGGTCCCCATCACGCCTCCTTCTAC GAACCGATCACTCTCCATCAGATCCAACCACCGCCGCAACGGCTCCCAGAACAACGGCGCCTCCAAGCGCGCCGGCTTCTCCTTCAACTCCCTCCGCGGCAATGTCCAGCCCGAGCTCTCGCGCAAGCTCTACAAGATCATCAAGAGCGAGAACAACCTCATCAACGCCCACGAGACCGCCGGCCGCGAGCGTACCTCCATCGCCACCCAGCTGTCCGAGTGGGGCGAGCAGACCAACGACGCCGCCGTCTCGGACGTCTCGGACAAGGTTGGCGTCATCCTGAGCGAGCTTGGCGAGCAGGAGGAGCAGTATGCTCACTCCCTGGACGATGCCCGCGGTGTTTTGAAGCACATTCGCAACACGGAGAAGAGTGTGCAGCCGAGCCGCGATGGCAAGGATAAGATTGCCGACGAGATTGCCAAGCTCAAGATGAAGGAGCCCCAGAGCGCGAGGCTCGTAGTCCTCGAGCAGGAGCTTGTCCGCGCCGAGGCAGAGAATTTGGTCGCCGAAGCCCAACTGACGAATATC ACTCGCCAGAAGCTCAAGGAAGCGTACGAAGCCGAGTTCGCAGCTACTATTGAGAGGGCCGAGAAGCAAATCATCCTTGCCAAGCACGGCCGACGGCTTCTTCACCTCCTCGATGATACCCCTGTCGTACCAGGCGACGAGCGTCCCACATATCACCACGCTCAACAGGCGCGACAGATTCTCAACGACGCCGAGGATGACCTGCGCGACTGGCGCCCAGAGCAGGACGACTTCAACGCTGCACCGTCCGAGTCCGTGTCTAACACCCGGGGCACCCAGGACGCGGTACACGACGAGGACGCTAAGATCGTAGCTGGCTCGGTCCCTGGTCACCAGGCGGTTTCGGAGAAGGACACCGATAGCATT GGATTCGTCGTGCGATGCTTTCCAGTTTGTATGAAGGATATTAGGACGGACAGGCTGGAGTTGGAGAT TGTTGAGGAAACCACGGAAAAGAGAATTATTCTCGGCTTGGCTGGTCAAATACATGAATGCCGTTC CAGGCAGCCGACCCCGCTCTGTGCGACGCCCAACACG TGGTCTTTTTTGGCAACCATCACCTCCAATTATCATCTTTTTCATAAGAAGTCTTTTCTTTCGTTTCTACGAGGTATCGccaaggaagaagaagaagaagaagaagaagaagaagaagaaatcaTGGACTCAACCACGACGATTGACGTCTCGACGTACGACAACCAGCTCCAATGCCCGCTCTTTGGGACTTTACCGGGCGAGATCCGCAACGAGATCTTTGCGCTGGCGCTGGTGCAGGTctcggaggaggagggggataCGGCGTACCCGAAGGACTCGTACTGGTATCGGCCTGGGTTCACGGGGCCTAGGAAGAGCAGTAGTAGTTTGCTGAGGGCGTGTAAGCTGGCGTATGTGGAGGGGCAGAAGGTGTTCTTGAGGGAGTTGGAGTGGGCTTTTTGGTTTG ACCGCGGCCCGGAGGGAAGAACGAGAAACCACGCCTGCGAGAATTTCTTCTCCGCCCTGACGGAGCAACATGCGCGCGACCTGACCAAGGTGCGCTTCTTTACGCAGATGTACTGGCTCGAAGACGGGCGGAACCTGGCGACGCTGTTTGCGCAGCCGAAGTTCCGGCCCGAGGTGTTGACGATCACGGTGCGGTATTCGGACTGGTGGCACTGGGAGAGCGACGAGCCTTTGAGGATGAAGGAGGATTGGTTGCGGGGGTTCCGGGGGCCGAAGGGGTTGAGGGAGTTGAGGGTCGAGTATGAGACGCTTGTGGGGAAGAGGGAGGAGATGATGGGGATTGTGGGGAGGAATAAGGGGTGGAAGTTGGTCGTTGGAGGTGGTGGTGCTGGGAGGGATgatgggaggggagggggggaaggggagagagaggatggagaggaagaggaagaagggtATTTGAGTGCCGAGGGGACGGAGCTGGTGGAGTGGACTTGGACGGGGGCGAGTAAACTCGGCGGGCAGACGTGGGCTCATCACGGGGAGGGGGATACGGTTGAGTATGTTGTTGTTATGGATACGTGGAGGTTTGTCGAGGGGAGGATGAGCGAGGAGGATCGGGCGAGGAGGATGGAGAGCCGGCCGTTGTATTCTGGGTATGCTCATCCGCATTATTTCGGGTGGAGtgaggatgaggatgaagaggatgatgatgaggatgaggatgaggatgaacaggatgatgatggtgacgaggaagagggagaGGATGACGAATAA